In a genomic window of Streptomyces sp. SJL17-4:
- a CDS encoding ABC transporter ATP-binding protein codes for MTTTSAMTTSSVPTPGGAPAPGITTTPGETSTPVVRLRGVTKEYAGGVRALDGVDLTVGEGELLGIVGPSGSGKSTLLHIVGTLDRPSAGTVEIAGHDIASLSDRRLSALRARRIGFVFQAFHLVPGVGALENVAEGLLYSGLPRARRRKMAAEALARVGLADRMKHRPHELSGGQKQRVAIARAVVGEPALLLADEPTGALDSASGEAVMTLLHELNAEGATIAVITHDTEIAGRLPRQVRIRDGRVVADTSLAVGGSGSPGPSGDGKVAA; via the coding sequence ATGACGACGACCTCGGCCATGACCACGAGCTCGGTCCCGACGCCAGGTGGGGCGCCGGCCCCGGGCATCACCACGACGCCTGGTGAGACTTCGACCCCGGTGGTACGGCTCCGCGGCGTCACCAAGGAGTACGCGGGCGGCGTCCGGGCCCTCGACGGCGTCGATCTCACCGTCGGGGAAGGGGAGTTGCTCGGCATCGTCGGGCCCTCCGGATCCGGCAAGTCGACGCTGCTGCACATCGTCGGCACCCTGGACCGGCCCAGCGCCGGCACCGTCGAGATCGCCGGGCACGACATCGCCTCCCTGTCGGACCGCAGGCTGTCGGCGCTGCGCGCCCGCCGCATCGGCTTCGTCTTCCAGGCCTTCCATCTGGTGCCGGGCGTGGGCGCGCTGGAGAACGTGGCCGAGGGGCTGCTGTACTCCGGGCTTCCCCGTGCCCGACGGCGGAAGATGGCCGCCGAGGCGCTGGCCCGGGTGGGCCTCGCCGACCGGATGAAGCACCGGCCGCACGAGCTGTCGGGCGGGCAGAAACAGCGTGTCGCCATCGCGCGCGCGGTGGTCGGCGAACCGGCCCTGCTGCTCGCCGACGAGCCGACGGGCGCGCTGGATTCGGCGTCCGGGGAGGCGGTGATGACGCTTCTGCACGAACTCAACGCGGAGGGCGCGACCATCGCGGTCATCACGCACGACACGGAGATCGCGGGGCGGCTGCCTCGGCAGGTGCGGATACGGGACGGGCGGGTGGTGGCCGACACGTCGCTCGCCGTCGGCGGGTCCGGGTCGCCCGGCCCGTCCGGTGACGGAAAGGTCGCGGCCTGA